The window AACAGAATGATAGTCAGGAGCAATGGCCGTTTGATAAGTCTAATTTCTACCTGATTCTCAATCAGTCAGTGGGCAATGGTTCATGGGCAAAAAAGGCAGATGTCAATCATACCTACGAGATGCGTGTCGATTGGATACGTGTCTATCAAAAGGAAAAGCATATCCCTACGGGTATCGGCGTTCCAATGACAAAGATACAGGAAAGCACAGAAAGCAATGATATTTATTCGTTGCAGGGTGCTAAGATGGGGACTCATGAGAGCGAATTGCCAAAGGGAATCTATGTTCTTAATGGTAAGAAGTTTATTAAATAGGCTTTACCGCAATGGTGGAAAAGCTAAGAAATACAGAAACGATTTACTAACATAAACAAGAAATAATCTATGGAAGAACAAATCGAAGTGAAAGAACTCGACAGTGTTGTAGTGCACTTTTCTGGTGACTCAGGTGATGGTATGCAGCTTGCGGGTAACATTTTCACCACTGTCTCGGCTACAGTCGGCAATGGTGTGTCTACTTTCCCAGACTATCCTGCTGATATCCGTGCCCCGCAAGGCTCCTTGACAGGTGTGAGTGGATTCCAGGTTCATATCGGTTCGGGCAAGGTTTATACGCCTGGTGACCTCTGTGACGTTCTTGTAGCAATGAATGCTGCTGCGTTGAAGATGCAGTATAAGCATTGTAAGCCTAACAGTACAATCATTATTGATACTGATTCATTCGGACAGCGTGACCTTCAGAAGGCTGAATTCCGCAGTGATGACTATTTAGGCGAGATGGGTATCGACCCTGATCGTGTAGTGGCTTGTCCGATAACAAAGATGGTGAAGGACTGTTTGGCTGATACTGGCATGGATAATAAGTCTATGCTAAAGTGCCGTAATATGTTTGCCTTAGGTCTTGTCTGCTGGCTTTTCAGTCGTGACTTAGAGTTGGTAAACAACTATCTTGAGACAAAGTTTAAGAAGAAACCAGCCATTGCAGAGGCGAATATAAAGGTAGTACGTGCAGGATATGACTATGGTCATAACGTACATGCTTCTGTTCCTAATACCTATCGTATTGAGTCAACAGTGAAAGAGCCTGGCCGTTATATGGATATTACGGGTAATAAGGCTACTGCTTATGGTCTGATGGCTGCGGCTGAGCGTGCTGGCTTGCGTCTTTTCTTAGGTTCTTATCCTATCACTCCAGCAACAGATATCTTACATGAGTTGTCAAAGCATAAGTCAATGGGTGTGACAACGGTACAGTGTGAGGACGAGATTGCTGGTTGTGCATCGGCTATTGGTGCTGCTTTCGCTGGTGCTTTGGCTGCTACTTCAACCTCTGGTCCTGGTATCTGTTTGAAGAGTGAGGCAATGAATCTTGCACTTATTGATGAGCTTCCATTGGTGATTATCGACGTACAGCGTGGTGGTCCGTCAACGGGTATGCCTACGAAGAGTGAGCAGACTGACCTCTTGCAGGTGCTTTATGGTCGTAATGGTGAGAGTCCAATGCCTGTCATTGCAGCGACAAGTCCTACAGATTGCTTCGATGCAGCCTATAATGCTTGTAAGATTGCATTGGAACATATGACGCCAGTCGTGCTCCTTACCGATGCATTCATTGCTAATGGTTCTTCTGCTTGGAAGCTTCCAAACATCGAAGATTTGCCTGAAATCCATCCACACTATGTCACAGAAGACCAGAAGTATAAGTATACTCCATACAAACGTGACCCTAAGACGTTGGCACGTTACTGGGCTATCCCTGGCACGGAGGGCTATACACACATCCTTGGTGGTTTGGAGAAAGATGGTGAAACAGGTGCTATCTCAACCGATCCTGAGAACCATGACAAGATGGACCACATCCGTTGGAACAAGGTGGCACGTATTCCTGTACCTGATTTGACAGTTTTAGGCGACAAGGATGATGCTGATTTACTCATTGTAGGCTTCGGTAGTACATACGGTCATCTCTATTCAGCTATGGAGGTGTTGCGTGGTAAGGGACATAAGGTTGCTTTGGCACAGTTCAAGTATGTGAACCCATTGCCAAAGAACACTGCAGAAGTGCTCAGTCGTTACAAGAAAGTCGTTGTTGCAGAACAAAATCTTGGTCAGCTTGCTGCCCTCTTGCGTATTCGTATCAACCACTTCGCTCCTTATCAGTATAACCAAGTTAAGGGACAACCATTCGTTGTCACGGAGTTGGTTACTACTTTCGAGAAACTCCTCAAGGCTCCACTGCCTAAGGAAGAAACTGGTACTTTCTATACGAAGATACTTGAGTAGAATAGTTGACGAGTTTACAAGTAGACGAGTTAACAAGTTGCTTGCGACGTTGGGAAGTCTACAAGTAGATGAGTTAATGAGTTTACAAGATGCTTGTTAATAGCCCCAAGCGAATAGAAGTAATCATAATTATGAATTATGAATTATGAATTTTGAATTATGAATTAAAATAAAAGTCATGAATCAATATACAGCACAAGATTTTAAGAAGGGACAACCACGTTGGTGTCCTGGCTGTGGCGACCATTTCTTCCTTGCCAGTTTGCAGAAAGCAATGGCAGAGTTAGGTGTTCCACCTTACGAAACAGCCGTTATCAGTGGTATCGGATGCTCAAGCCGATTACCTTATTATGCTAATACATATGCTATGCAGACCATTCACGGTCGTGCAGCAGCCATCTCTACAGGTGCAAAGGTGACGAATCCAAACCTTACCATCTGGCAGGTTTCGGGCGATGGTGACGCACTTGCCATCGGTGGTAACCACTTTATCCATGCGATGCGTCGTAATGTGGACCTGAATATGATTCTTCTGAACAACCGTATCTACGGTCTAACGAAGGGACAGTATTCACCAACCAGTCCACGTGGTTTCGTTTCTAAGTCAAGTCCTTATGGTACTACGGAAGATCCATTCCGCCCAGCAGAACTCTGTTTTGGTGCGCGTGGTAACTTCTTTGCACGTAGTGTTGCCAGCGACAATACCGCGACAATTGAAATCCTTAAGGCTGCTTATCAGCATAAGGGTGCTGCCGTTTGTGAGATTTTACAAAACTGTGTCATCTTCAACGATGGCTGTCACAACTCTGTCTATACCTCACAAGGTCGTAAGGAGAATGCTATTTATGTCAAGCATGGCGAACCATTGATCTTCGGTCCCAACCAAGAGTTTGGACTTGTACAAGAAGGCTTCGGCTTGAAGGTGGTTAAAATCGGTGAGAACGGTATTACCCGTGATGACATCCTCGTACATGATGCTCACTGTCAGGATAATACCTTACAGCTAAAGCTCGCTATGATGAGCAACGAAGACGGCTTCCCTGTAGCCCTCGGAGTTATCCGTGACGTTGAAGCACCTACCTATGACGCTGCTGTCAATCAGCAGATAGAAGAGGTGAAGGCGCAGAAGCATTACCATACCTTTATGGAGATGCTCGAAACCAACGATATTTGGGAAGTAAAAGAGTAAAATTTTAAGACGAAATACACTTGCACGAAAAGAGGAAAAGATGTAACTTTGTGGACAACCAACCATTTAAGACATCATGAGTAGACTAACCTCATTTCTACATAGCAGGTGTACGATACAGACAAATGCCACTTCCTGGCGCACGAGTGTTGCGTTAGGAGTTGGCATTTTTTTGTTTCTTTACCTCCTACAGCCATTTGGAATCAGCCAGTATCGGGGTAATACATTCCTGATGTGTCTTGGTTTTTGTGTCATGACTATCTTCGTTCAATGGCTTTGTGCTTTCCTTTTCTTCAAAAGACCATTACGAAAAAATGTCCCAATCACCAATGGTTATATAATTCTTTATAGTGTTGCTATCGAGTTGGCAATGGCAATCTCTATGACGCTCTATGCTGCTTTCTTCTTCCAGATGCCATTAACATGGCGGCTATTCAGTATATTCTTTTATTGGACATTCCTTGTTTGGGTAATCGTTACGGCTATTTTTACGTTGGTAAACTATAACCGTATGTTGAATAGTAGACTGGAAGAAATGATAAAGAAGACTACGGATGAGCAGGAGGATATCCTCATTACATTGCATGATCAGAACCTGCGGGGAACCGACCTCACGTTGCCTATCAACAATCTACTCTATATCGAAGCTCGAAAAAACAATGTCTGCGTATGTTATCTAAAAGAAGGTAAGATACACAAAACCGAACTTCGTTCTACGTTGACAGCCTTGAAAGATGACCTTCCTTACGATAATATCTTTCAATGTCATCGTTCCTTCCTTGTGAATATCAATAACATTTCTTCTGCAAAAGGCAATTCCAACGGCTATCAGCTGCGCCTTTCAGGTTGTGATGACTTCATTCCAGTCTCTCGTACCTTTGTTCCCGGTCTTCGCCACTTCGTTGATTAATATCTATTCATTAGTATGTTTTTCCGTCTTCTACAAGCGACTTATTCCCTTATTACTTGATATCTGTAAACTATTTTCATACGTTTTGAAATCAATCCATACTCTTTTGGCTTCTAAAAGACGCCTAATTGACTTGCAAAAGGTGCCCTTTTGAGGTCCAACTAACGCCCTTTTGAAGTCCAATTAAGCACCTTTTCTTTTACTACTTTGTAACCATTTGATTTCCTGTTAGTTATAAACCTGCTTTTTATGCGTGTTTTTATCCTTGTTCATAGCTGTTTTACTTGAAATTATGTAATGATTTTTCACCATGCAATCTATGTTTTTGAAGTATTAAGATGAAAGTTTTTTTTCTGAAATAGGGAGTGATAAACTAAAGCTATTACATAAAAAGGCACACTGAGGAAAGGACTAAGACGGTGCAAGAGAAAGTTTTGTGGCGTAGTTAGTAATAGAAATATTCAGTTACTATTAAAAAAATACTGGTAATCTTCCCATAAAACCATACTGTTTGCTATTATATTCTTACCTTTGTAAGGTGATATTCTGAAATCGAATGTAATGATAAATCTAAACTAAAAAATACTTCAAAGAAATTAGAAATATGGGAAAGATACGTTATTTTCGCTTGTTGTAGGTGTTGCGATGCGGCATGAAGTGTTTTCTATAAATCAAGGTGGCAACTATCTCTTTTAGATAACGAAACAGCTATTAAAAAGAGGTTTTAGTCATATCTTTTAAATATTTTTCTAAGTTTCTCAAAAAAAAGTTCCTAAATCCGTGCAGTCTTTTAAGCAAAACATGCTCCTTTTAATAAAAAGCTATGGTATATCTATGAAAATAGATGTTAATATAGACGCATGTAAACAGGGAGAACGTGAGGCTCTCGGAAATTTATATAAGGCATATTCCGACAGATTAAAGAGAATATGCCTGCACTATGTGGAAGATGAAAGTACGGCAGAAGATATTTTGCACGATGCTTTTCTCATCATTTTTACCTCTATTAATTCGCTGAAGGACAACTCAAAATTGGAAGGATGGATGATAACGATTGTGAGAAACCTTTCGTTGAGATTCCTACAAAGTACAGAAAAAAGTAATATTCTTTTATCCAGTCTGGGAAAAGATGTGTTGAGCGAAGAAGACGATAAAGAAAAGAATATAGAGCTGGAGTTGTTGCTGTCAGCGATAGAACTGTTACCAGAGGGGAACCGAGAAATATTCAAACTCTCAGTGTTGGACGGTCTTTCACATAAGGAAATAGGAGATCTGCTTGGTATCAATCCACATAGTTCTTCTTCGCAGTTGGCTCGGGCAAAGAAAATGCTGCGTGTCATATTGATTAAGTATTGGATGCTGTTCTTGCTTCCAATCCTGATACCTGTCTATATCTATTTCGTAACGAGGGACAAGTTCGTTGACACATCTGATAATAGGTCAACGGCTTTAGATACTCATCATAACTTTCCAAAACGAGTTCAACAAAATGGAGCTACTTCTCAAAAGAATGGGCAGCCAAGGTATTCTATACCTTCAAGCGCTACTGGAAATGATAGGTGTGTTTTGGCAGAAAAGACTCTTTCTACTGAAGATATTTCATCACGAATAATAACAGATAGTATAGAAATCAGACAGCAAATTGTATCATTTCATGAGGACTCCTTGCAGAAATATCTTGCTAAAATTAGAGTAAGTATAGACGACTCAGTGCTTCACATTCCACAAATTTCGGAAGATAAAATATTGGCATCGAATGAAAGTATGAAGGTCGATGTAAATCATAAGAAGAAATATACGTGGAAAATTAACTTTGGTTATTCCTCAAATACATCGGGTAATACAATATCTAACTTCAATTATCTGTCAGTTATCGATTATGCAAATGGTGGTGCAGCTGCTAAACTTTACACTTGGACAGATTTAGAGAACTATTATACTCGGAATAATGCTTTGATGGATTCTGTCGAGAGAGCGAGAATGTCCTTGATACTGCGTGAACATCCAACAGATGGCAATAGTTCATTGGGGGAGGTCGCACATCATAGTCGCCCTAAGACCTTTGGATTTTCCATTAATAAGCAATTAAGTCCAAAGTGGACTTTCGGGACAGGTATAACTTACACCAGACTAAAATCAGAATTTGAAAGCGAGTATAACAGGGCAAGACTGGTGAAAACCCAGAAAATAGATTATGTTGGCATACCATTGAGACTGACCTATCAAGTATGGTCAAAAGGACGGTTCAATGCATATATGACAGGTGGTATGGCATTAGAAATGCCTGTCCACAGTTCGCTTGAAAAGAAGTACATCATAACAGCCGACTCGTTGTACACGTTGAAGAGGGACATCAAGCCACGTTCTCAGTGGTCTGTAAACTTAGGTGCTGGTGTGCAGTACAAGCTATTCAAACCTTTCAGCTTGTATATAGAACCAAATATGTTCTATTATTTTAGAAATGGTAGTAGTCTCGAAACTTACCGTACAGAGCATCCGTTTATCATTACCGTACCATTCGGATTACGGCTTACTTGGTAAATGGAGAGAATAAATTGATAAAAAAGTTACAAAACTGTGCAGTCTTTTTTTTGTTTTCTACTCTTACAATAAAAGACAAAACTTAAAAAAGATGTACAGTATTTATGACTACATCCACAATGGAATGGTATTTGTCAACAATGTAGTACGCAGACAGCATAAGGAACTTACCTCTTTAATGATATATTCCACAACAAGTTGTCAGTCTCGTTGCAAACACTGTTCCATTTGGAAAAAACCTACAGAAAATCTAAGTTTGGTTGATATTATCAGAATAATGAATAGTAAATGTGTAACAAAAAGCACAATAGTAGGTTTGGAAGGAGGTGAGTTTATCCTCCATCCCGAAGCAGACAATATATTAGAATGGTTTGATACTAACCATCCTAATTATACATTGCTGTCCAACTGCCTTGCAACGAACAAGGTAATTTCTGCTGTAAAGAATCATCACCCTAAACATCTATACATATCACTTGACGGTAATAGAGAAACCTATCGTTATATGCGTGGGAGAGATGGGTATGACAAAGTGATTAAGGTTATAGAGGCATGTAAAGACATCGTGCCTATCTCCCTAATGTTTTGTCTTTCTCCATGGAACTCGTTTGAGGATATGAGGCATGTCATAGATTGTGCTAAACAATATAACATTGATGTACGTATTGGCATTTACAGCACAATGTCATTCTTCGACACAACCAAAGATTTAATAGAATCCAATGATGCGGATTTCATCAGCCAGATACCTTCTTCCATACATCAAACATATGAGAACTTTGACTTTGTAGTTTTGTATGACGAGTGGAAGAATAATACACTGAAGTTACGGTGTCATAGCATATTCAGTGAATTGGTCATCCACTCTAATGGGGATGTCCCCTTATGCCAGAATTTAGATGTAATCTTGGGTAATATTCACGAGAATACACTCGATGAGATATTCAATTCAAAGAATACGTGCAAAATTCAATGTCAGTACTCCAAAGAATGCAATCAATGTTGGATCAACTATCACCGAAAATATGACATTATCCTGTTAAGAAATATAGAAAAGATAATCCCCAAACGATTGATAGAGTTGTTTTATGGGAAATATCAATGGACCAGCAACAGGCAAACTACCTATAATAAACATTTCAAACGAATAATAGCAAAGCTAAAATGGGATATTTAGATAACATCATAGGCAGATACAAGTATATACGCAGTATGAGAGAGTTGAGTCATACTTACACGCAACAGTATGCTCTTGTTGGGTTTGGCAATCATTGTGCAAACAACCTTCTGCCCGTCATACAGTATCTTCAGTTACCACTGAAATATATCTGCTGTACCTCAGAGAAGAAAGCCGAACTGATTTCTCAAAAGTATAAAGGAGTCAAAGGAACAACTTCTTTACAGGATATACTGCTTGATGATACTGTTTCTGGTGTTTTTGTGGCAGCTAATCCCCATTCACACTTTCATATTGCAACCGATATTATAAAGGCAGGAAAGTCCTTATTTATAGAGAAACCACCCTGTGAGAATGAAAGAGAATTAAAGTCTTTGACCGATACTATCATGCTATATGGCTCACAACATATCGTTGTCGGACTGCAAAGGCGTTTTGCCCCTGCCACTCAAGTATTGAAAAAACGATTGAAAGGTGATGGCAAACGGCATTATCATTATCGCTATCTGACAGGATTATACCCTGAAGGAGATACTTTACTTGACCTATTCATCCATCCTCTTGACTATGTAACATTCCTTTTTGGAGAGGCAAAGATAAAGAGTTTGGATGTCATTCGCAGTAGAGATGGTGCCCAAACTTTATTTCTTGTATTGGAGCACCAAGATATAACAGGTATGTTGGAACTATCAACAGATTATTCTTGGCAAGAAGCACAGGAACAGCTAAATATCAGTACAGATAAAGGACTTTATGTGTTGGAAAACATGGAGCGACTTGATTTCATGCCGAGACGCTCTGCATTGTTAGGGATTCCGTTGGAGAAAGTCTTTCCAAACAAAGGAGCAACAATTTGTCTCTACGGAAGAAACAACTTTGTCCCAACTATTGGGAATAACCAAATCGTTTCGCAAGGGTTCTTTTCTGAAATCAAGACTTTTGCCGACATGATTGAAAACAAACATGAGGCTGATTATACTTTGGGTTTAGAAAGTGTTAATCATGTTTATTCGTTAATGACAGAAATACATAAATACACAAGCAAGATATAATAAAAATTACGTTTATAAAATAGTAACAAACTAAATTCATGTAATTATGAAAAAAACATTTTACAGCCTTCTGTGCATCATCGGATTGTCTGCATGTTCAACAGAGAATGTTGCCCTTGATTCATTAAAAGTTTATGATGTTGCAAATTCTACTTGCAAGTTAACACTCTCTCTAACAGAGACACGTCCCGATGCCTATGCTGAAAACAACATTATGCCGGCAACTTTAAGCATGGAGCTGGGCAAAGACGGGATAGTTCAATGTATGCTGGAAGACGTGAAAGCCAACTGTGCCGTAAAAAATATTTATGTGAACATCGCTAATCAAAACAATCAGATTACCCTTGTCGTGTACCATAATGTACTTGATGCACTAGCCGATTGTATTTGCAAATATGATGTTCGTTTTAAGATGAGTAAATTGCCTTCTGGTAATTATAAACTAAAGGTGTACTATGCTAACCCAAATATGAAATATGATGAATCTAATATTGCATATAATGGACAAGTAAATATTGTTCAGAATAGAAAAGTCTCTGTAAAATTCAATCCAGAAATAGGTTTACCTGAGAATTAAAGATGTAGGTGTCTATTCAAAATATGGCACTTGGGCTGGTATATATCAGGTCAAGTGCCATATAGTATTGTCAATATTCCATCTTCATCTTATCTTTTTCTCTATAGATATTCCTTTATA is drawn from Prevotella melaninogenica and contains these coding sequences:
- a CDS encoding sigma-70 family RNA polymerase sigma factor; the protein is MKIDVNIDACKQGEREALGNLYKAYSDRLKRICLHYVEDESTAEDILHDAFLIIFTSINSLKDNSKLEGWMITIVRNLSLRFLQSTEKSNILLSSLGKDVLSEEDDKEKNIELELLLSAIELLPEGNREIFKLSVLDGLSHKEIGDLLGINPHSSSSQLARAKKMLRVILIKYWMLFLLPILIPVYIYFVTRDKFVDTSDNRSTALDTHHNFPKRVQQNGATSQKNGQPRYSIPSSATGNDRCVLAEKTLSTEDISSRIITDSIEIRQQIVSFHEDSLQKYLAKIRVSIDDSVLHIPQISEDKILASNESMKVDVNHKKKYTWKINFGYSSNTSGNTISNFNYLSVIDYANGGAAAKLYTWTDLENYYTRNNALMDSVERARMSLILREHPTDGNSSLGEVAHHSRPKTFGFSINKQLSPKWTFGTGITYTRLKSEFESEYNRARLVKTQKIDYVGIPLRLTYQVWSKGRFNAYMTGGMALEMPVHSSLEKKYIITADSLYTLKRDIKPRSQWSVNLGAGVQYKLFKPFSLYIEPNMFYYFRNGSSLETYRTEHPFIITVPFGLRLTW
- a CDS encoding radical SAM protein; translation: MYSIYDYIHNGMVFVNNVVRRQHKELTSLMIYSTTSCQSRCKHCSIWKKPTENLSLVDIIRIMNSKCVTKSTIVGLEGGEFILHPEADNILEWFDTNHPNYTLLSNCLATNKVISAVKNHHPKHLYISLDGNRETYRYMRGRDGYDKVIKVIEACKDIVPISLMFCLSPWNSFEDMRHVIDCAKQYNIDVRIGIYSTMSFFDTTKDLIESNDADFISQIPSSIHQTYENFDFVVLYDEWKNNTLKLRCHSIFSELVIHSNGDVPLCQNLDVILGNIHENTLDEIFNSKNTCKIQCQYSKECNQCWINYHRKYDIILLRNIEKIIPKRLIELFYGKYQWTSNRQTTYNKHFKRIIAKLKWDI
- a CDS encoding LytTR family DNA-binding domain-containing protein; amino-acid sequence: MSRLTSFLHSRCTIQTNATSWRTSVALGVGIFLFLYLLQPFGISQYRGNTFLMCLGFCVMTIFVQWLCAFLFFKRPLRKNVPITNGYIILYSVAIELAMAISMTLYAAFFFQMPLTWRLFSIFFYWTFLVWVIVTAIFTLVNYNRMLNSRLEEMIKKTTDEQEDILITLHDQNLRGTDLTLPINNLLYIEARKNNVCVCYLKEGKIHKTELRSTLTALKDDLPYDNIFQCHRSFLVNINNISSAKGNSNGYQLRLSGCDDFIPVSRTFVPGLRHFVD
- a CDS encoding 2-oxoacid:ferredoxin oxidoreductase subunit beta, giving the protein MNQYTAQDFKKGQPRWCPGCGDHFFLASLQKAMAELGVPPYETAVISGIGCSSRLPYYANTYAMQTIHGRAAAISTGAKVTNPNLTIWQVSGDGDALAIGGNHFIHAMRRNVDLNMILLNNRIYGLTKGQYSPTSPRGFVSKSSPYGTTEDPFRPAELCFGARGNFFARSVASDNTATIEILKAAYQHKGAAVCEILQNCVIFNDGCHNSVYTSQGRKENAIYVKHGEPLIFGPNQEFGLVQEGFGLKVVKIGENGITRDDILVHDAHCQDNTLQLKLAMMSNEDGFPVALGVIRDVEAPTYDAAVNQQIEEVKAQKHYHTFMEMLETNDIWEVKE
- a CDS encoding 2-oxoacid:acceptor oxidoreductase subunit alpha, producing the protein MEEQIEVKELDSVVVHFSGDSGDGMQLAGNIFTTVSATVGNGVSTFPDYPADIRAPQGSLTGVSGFQVHIGSGKVYTPGDLCDVLVAMNAAALKMQYKHCKPNSTIIIDTDSFGQRDLQKAEFRSDDYLGEMGIDPDRVVACPITKMVKDCLADTGMDNKSMLKCRNMFALGLVCWLFSRDLELVNNYLETKFKKKPAIAEANIKVVRAGYDYGHNVHASVPNTYRIESTVKEPGRYMDITGNKATAYGLMAAAERAGLRLFLGSYPITPATDILHELSKHKSMGVTTVQCEDEIAGCASAIGAAFAGALAATSTSGPGICLKSEAMNLALIDELPLVIIDVQRGGPSTGMPTKSEQTDLLQVLYGRNGESPMPVIAATSPTDCFDAAYNACKIALEHMTPVVLLTDAFIANGSSAWKLPNIEDLPEIHPHYVTEDQKYKYTPYKRDPKTLARYWAIPGTEGYTHILGGLEKDGETGAISTDPENHDKMDHIRWNKVARIPVPDLTVLGDKDDADLLIVGFGSTYGHLYSAMEVLRGKGHKVALAQFKYVNPLPKNTAEVLSRYKKVVVAEQNLGQLAALLRIRINHFAPYQYNQVKGQPFVVTELVTTFEKLLKAPLPKEETGTFYTKILE
- a CDS encoding Gfo/Idh/MocA family protein produces the protein MGYLDNIIGRYKYIRSMRELSHTYTQQYALVGFGNHCANNLLPVIQYLQLPLKYICCTSEKKAELISQKYKGVKGTTSLQDILLDDTVSGVFVAANPHSHFHIATDIIKAGKSLFIEKPPCENERELKSLTDTIMLYGSQHIVVGLQRRFAPATQVLKKRLKGDGKRHYHYRYLTGLYPEGDTLLDLFIHPLDYVTFLFGEAKIKSLDVIRSRDGAQTLFLVLEHQDITGMLELSTDYSWQEAQEQLNISTDKGLYVLENMERLDFMPRRSALLGIPLEKVFPNKGATICLYGRNNFVPTIGNNQIVSQGFFSEIKTFADMIENKHEADYTLGLESVNHVYSLMTEIHKYTSKI